A stretch of Henckelia pumila isolate YLH828 chromosome 4, ASM3356847v2, whole genome shotgun sequence DNA encodes these proteins:
- the LOC140863681 gene encoding polyadenylate-binding protein RBP47-like isoform X1 yields the protein MNGGDLNQQQQMQQQQQQQQQQQQWAAMQQYQQQQWMAMHYPAMAMQQQMMYQQQYLPYYQQQQQQQQQQQYQQQQPAQQPKQNHQIQSSGEDNRTIWIGDLQQWMDDSYLQSCFSQAGEVVSVKIIRNKQTGQSERYGFVEFGSHAAAEKVLQTYNGTTMPNTEQPFRLNWAGFSTGDRRPESGSDLSIFVGDLAADVTDAMLQDAFATRYSSVRGAKVVVDPNSGRSKGYGFVRFGDESERSQAMTEMNGVYCSSRPMRVGVATPKKPSLQQQYSSQAVVLAGGYPPNGAVPQVQSDSDSSNTTIFVGGLDSDVTDEELRQHFAPFGDVLSVKIPAGKGCGFVQFTNRSNAEDAIQRLSGTVIGKQTVRLSWGRNLGNKQQMRSDHNNQWNGSYYGRQGYNGYGYSANSGYGAPSNGHVNHQQPVS from the exons ATGAACGGCGGAGATTTGAACCAACAGCAGCAGATGCAGCAGCAGCAACAACAGCAGCAGCAACAGCAGCAGTGGGCGGCGATGCAGCAGTACCAGCAGCAGCAGTGGATGGCGATGCATTATCCGGCGATGGCGATGCAGCAGCAGATGATGTATCAACAGCAGTACTTGCCGTACTACCAGCAGCAGCAGCAACAACAacagcagcagcagtatcagCAGCAACAGCCAGCGCAGCAGCCGAAGCAGAATCACCAGATTCAGAGTTCTGGAGAAGATAACAGGACGATCTGGATTGGGGATCTTCAGCAGTGGATGGATGACAGTTATCTTCAATCTTGCTTTTCGCAGGCCGGAGAG GTTGTTTCTGTTAAGATTATTCGCAATAAGCAGACTGGTCAGTCGGAGAGATATGGATTCGTTGAGTTCGGTTCTCATGCAGCGGCTGAGAAAGTTCTCCAGACTTACAATGGAACCACGATGCCAAATACGGAGCAACCGTTCCGCTTGAACTGGGCAGGATTCAGCACTGGTGATAGACGCCCTGAATCTGGTTCTGATTTGTCAATTTTTGTCGGAGATTTGGCAGCTGATGTTACTGATGCAATGTTGCAAGATGCCTTTGCCACTAGATATTCTTCTGTCAGAGGTGCTAAAGTTGTAGTCGATCCAAATAGTGGCCGTTCAAAAGGCTATGGCTTCGTCAGATTTGGTGATGAAAGTGAGAGGTCTCAAGCTATGACTGAAATGAATGGTGTGTATTGTTCTAGTAGACCTATGCGAGTTGGTGTTGCAACTCCTAAGAAACCTTCTCTACAGCAACAATATTCTTCTCAAG CTGTGGTATTGGCTGGTGGATATCCGCCAAATGGTGCTGTGCCCCAAGTTCAATCAGATAGTGATTCATCTAACACAACA ATATTTGTGGGAGGGCTTGATTCTGATGTCACCGATGAAGAGCTCAGGCAGCATTTCGCTCCATTTGGCGATGTTCTCTCCGTTAAAATTCCAGCGGGCAAGGGATGCGGTTTCGTCCAGTTTACAAACAG AAGCAATGCAGAGGATGCAATTCAGAGATTAAGTGGCACAGTTATTGGAAAGCAGACAGTTCGTCTTTCCTGGGGCCGGAATCTGGGAAACAAGCAG CAGATGAGATCCGATCATAACAACCAGTGGAATGGATCTTACTATGGAAGACAAGGCTACAATGGATATGGATACTCTGCAAATTCAGGGTACGGGGCTCCTTCCAACGGTCACGTGAACCACCAGCAACCAGTAAGTTAA
- the LOC140863681 gene encoding polyadenylate-binding protein RBP47-like isoform X2, which yields MNGGDLNQQQQMQQQQQQQQQQQQWAAMQQYQQQQWMAMHYPAMAMQQQMMYQQQYLPYYQQQQQQQQQQQYQQQQPAQQPKQNHQIQSSGEDNRTIWIGDLQQWMDDSYLQSCFSQAGEVVSVKIIRNKQTGQSERYGFVEFGSHAAAEKVLQTYNGTTMPNTEQPFRLNWAGFSTGDRRPESGSDLSIFVGDLAADVTDAMLQDAFATRYSSVRGAKVVVDPNSGRSKGYGFVRFGDESERSQAMTEMNGVYCSSRPMRVGVATPKKPSLQQQYSSQAVVLAGGYPPNGAVPQVQSDSDSSNTTIFVGGLDSDVTDEELRQHFAPFGDVLSVKIPAGKGCGFVQFTNRSNAEDAIQRLSGTVIGKQTVRLSWGRNLGNKQMRSDHNNQWNGSYYGRQGYNGYGYSANSGYGAPSNGHVNHQQPVS from the exons ATGAACGGCGGAGATTTGAACCAACAGCAGCAGATGCAGCAGCAGCAACAACAGCAGCAGCAACAGCAGCAGTGGGCGGCGATGCAGCAGTACCAGCAGCAGCAGTGGATGGCGATGCATTATCCGGCGATGGCGATGCAGCAGCAGATGATGTATCAACAGCAGTACTTGCCGTACTACCAGCAGCAGCAGCAACAACAacagcagcagcagtatcagCAGCAACAGCCAGCGCAGCAGCCGAAGCAGAATCACCAGATTCAGAGTTCTGGAGAAGATAACAGGACGATCTGGATTGGGGATCTTCAGCAGTGGATGGATGACAGTTATCTTCAATCTTGCTTTTCGCAGGCCGGAGAG GTTGTTTCTGTTAAGATTATTCGCAATAAGCAGACTGGTCAGTCGGAGAGATATGGATTCGTTGAGTTCGGTTCTCATGCAGCGGCTGAGAAAGTTCTCCAGACTTACAATGGAACCACGATGCCAAATACGGAGCAACCGTTCCGCTTGAACTGGGCAGGATTCAGCACTGGTGATAGACGCCCTGAATCTGGTTCTGATTTGTCAATTTTTGTCGGAGATTTGGCAGCTGATGTTACTGATGCAATGTTGCAAGATGCCTTTGCCACTAGATATTCTTCTGTCAGAGGTGCTAAAGTTGTAGTCGATCCAAATAGTGGCCGTTCAAAAGGCTATGGCTTCGTCAGATTTGGTGATGAAAGTGAGAGGTCTCAAGCTATGACTGAAATGAATGGTGTGTATTGTTCTAGTAGACCTATGCGAGTTGGTGTTGCAACTCCTAAGAAACCTTCTCTACAGCAACAATATTCTTCTCAAG CTGTGGTATTGGCTGGTGGATATCCGCCAAATGGTGCTGTGCCCCAAGTTCAATCAGATAGTGATTCATCTAACACAACA ATATTTGTGGGAGGGCTTGATTCTGATGTCACCGATGAAGAGCTCAGGCAGCATTTCGCTCCATTTGGCGATGTTCTCTCCGTTAAAATTCCAGCGGGCAAGGGATGCGGTTTCGTCCAGTTTACAAACAG AAGCAATGCAGAGGATGCAATTCAGAGATTAAGTGGCACAGTTATTGGAAAGCAGACAGTTCGTCTTTCCTGGGGCCGGAATCTGGGAAACAAGCAG ATGAGATCCGATCATAACAACCAGTGGAATGGATCTTACTATGGAAGACAAGGCTACAATGGATATGGATACTCTGCAAATTCAGGGTACGGGGCTCCTTCCAACGGTCACGTGAACCACCAGCAACCAGTAAGTTAA
- the LOC140863682 gene encoding serine carboxypeptidase 1-like, with translation MKCALSFFFLSLSSLLASTRGYYGGIGIDPIEKFIKSRRLRSWVSSSSTEDDISTEYPSVYMSPQVGLKEANKILRLPGQPKVEFDHYSGYVTVDPNPGRALFYYFAEAVDSSTKPLVLWLNGGPGCSSLAGGAMIELGPFRVNPDGKTLWRNKYAWNKLANILFLESPAGVGFSYSNSTVEYGDKFTAADSYTFLMNWFERFPEYKTRDFYVIGESYAGHYVPQLAAFILKNNKITRNTVINLKGIAIGNAEIHAEDEWGGFYEYFWTHSFISDEVHKAIKSNCNFSTLPSLSSACNAVLDEADSAIANIFIYNVYAPLCLPTSNASSVSGFDPCSSNYVFNYLNTPEVQKELHANITGIPGPWNTCNNTIFTNWKDMPVSILPTIKELMANGIRVWIYSGDIDGRVPVTSTRYSMAKIGAEILTPWYPWYSNGEVGGYAVEYKNVTFVSIRGAGHFVPSYQPERALELFSSFLKGKLNSSK, from the exons ATGAAGTGTGCActcagcttcttcttccttTCACTTTCATCCCTTTTGGCCTCGACTCGTGGCTACTATGGTGGGATTGGAATCGATCCCATTGAAAAATTTATCAAGTCGCGACGTTTGAGATCATGGGTTAGTTCTTCATCTACGGAGGATGATATATCGACTGAATATCCATCGGTCTACATGTCACCTCAAGTGGGGTTGAAAGAAGCCAACAAGATTTTAAGGTTGCCGGGACAACCAAAAGTCGAATTCGATCATTATTCAGGTTATGTTACAGTTGATCCTAATCCAGGAAGAGCACTTTTTTACTATTTCGCCGAGGCTGTTGATTCTTCTACCAAGCCTTTGGTGCTATGGCTGAATGGAG GGCCAGGCTGCTCTTCATTAGCCGGTGGGGCGATGATCGAACTAGGGCCGTTTCGAGTGAATCCTGATGGGAAAACATTGTGGCGTAATAAGTATGCTTGGAATAAGT TGGCAAATATCCTTTTCTTGGAATCTCCAGCTGGTGTTGGATTTTCATACTCAAACTCAACAGTTGAATATGGAGATAAGTTCACAGCAGCAGATTCTTACACCTTTTTAATGAACTGGTTTGAAAGGTTTCCAGAGTACAAAACCCGCGATTTCTACGTAATTGGGGAGAGTTACGCCGGTCACTACGTACCTCAACTCGCTGCATTTATCCttaaaaacaacaaaatcacaaGAAATACAGTCATAAACTTGAAAGGCATAGCT ATCGGCAACGCAGAAATACATGCCGAAGATGAGTGGGGCGGattttatgaatatttttggacacattcttttatctctgatgAAGTTCACAAGGCCATCAAATCAAACTGCAATTTTTCTACTCTGCCTTCTCTATCTTCAGCATGTAATGCAGTTCTTGATGAAGCAGATTCAGCTATTGCGAATATCTTCATTTACAATGTTTATGCTCCCTTATGTTTGCCAACTTCCAATGCTTCCTCG GTATCTGGATTTGATCCATGCTCAAGCAACTATGTTTTCAACTACTTAAACACACCTGAAGTACAAAAGGAGCTTCATGCAAACATCACTGGGATTCCAGGGCCTTGGAACACTTGCAA CAACACCATTTTTACGAACTGGAAAGACATGCCGGTTTCTATATTACCTACCATTAAAGAGCTGATGGCCAATGGAATTCGAGTTTGGATCTATAG CGGCGACATAGATGGGAGAGTACCGGTGACATCGACTAGATATTCAATGGCTAAGATTGGTGCAGAAATTTTAACTCCATGGTATCCTTGGTATTCTAATGGGGAG GTTGGAGGATATGCGGTTGAATATAAAAATGTGACATTTGTGAGCATAAGAGGAGCCGGACATTTTGTTCCAAGTTATCAGCCCGAACGTGCTCTCGAATTATTTTCATCCTTCTTGAAGGGAAAGCTTAATTCCTCCAAATAA